attttatttttatgattaatcGGCATTGTTTCAACTCAAAAtacttaataaaaaaatttctcattGATATtagtaattttatattaaaaataatataatataattcgGACCCAGAACCGGTTCTACCCGGACCGAAATCGgtcaataaattataaaatcgaTCCACGATTTACCTCGGAAGCGGTTTCGAACCAATTTCAGAACCGCTCGACCCAGAACCACTTGGAACCGTATTGGAATGAGAACCTGGAACCGTTAAGCATGTCTAACCAAATGGGATGATCATAATTCAGGtaaatgtatattttttttaagtttagaGAGTGAGTTGTTATAATTGGATCTCGAAATCGAGCATTCATCCTAGATTTTAGATATTTATATAATTGAGCGCTcgtcgctttaccaaaaactgCATTTAGTGGTAACAATACAATTCTAATATTTTAGATCATAACATTTCAATTGTTCTATTAAGCAAACACAATTATTGCACTCCAACAATTTATCTCTCAATAATTGCAATATTTGCAATCAATGAAAATCGAACTCGTGAACTTGGTTCACATACTGATTATAGTACTGAACGCTTGCTGctttacaaaaattataattaatgatAATTGTGCGACTATAATCTTTTAAACTTTTAACAACTCAAATATCACGTTTCAATTGCTctactaaataaaaataattatcgcAGCTCAACAATCTTGGTGGCGCAGAACTACAAGTTATCGTGGAATATGTTTTGTTGGGTTAAGCGTGTATGAGTGAGAGTAGTACTGAGATGAGTGACCTCTTGAAAAGTTTTTGTGCGCCAATCTTCTGATGTTGTGCCGCTTGATTTGGTTGGTTAGATGAGCCATAAAATAGTGATATCGAATCTTAACGGTTAATATTGTATTTATTGGAGACATGATTGACGGTAGACATACCTCAAATTATGtcttatttatattaatttaggTAGCAAATTTTTTAATTCATGAATGTCATCATCAGTGCCActcaatattaaattcaaactaCATTTTGACATCTCCAAATAATTGGATATTATTATAGAAAAGATATTATAgatgattattgatattgttacctattcaagttctgtaaatctactctataaatagagctctctAATGATGAATAAAGCACACACAAAAATCATTCTCTCTTATCTATATTCTCTAGtattcacaacacgttatcagcacgagtGCTCTTCAaggtaaaatttataaataatttattcttattcttgTATGAATGCTCTTGAAGAAGTACAATATTTAGATTTAATATTGATGCTCCCGAAGCAGCAcaaattatagatttatattgatGCTCCTGAAGAAgcacaacttttaattttatgttgatgCTCCTGAAGTAGCTCAACACAACTTTATGTTGAAGATATTGATAGATCTATGAATAAAATATAGATGAATAAGATTTATCAATATTCCCGAAGAATCTTGATCTAAAATCATAAAGATCTATCAATATCTATgaataatattgatataaaatataatgttaTCATATTCCTGAAGAATTTAGATAACTATCATATGTTTCGACAATATTCTTGAAGAATATTGATTATAAATGTATTGTTGTtttgatttaagttttttttcaTATCTTGGATTGCTTATTTAAGATTTATATTATTtggattttgatgatttaaataGTCGCTAAAATATTGTGTGAATACTAGTATTTACTagttttatgataatttttgaGTCAATCACAACACTATTTTTGATATCAATTGGacccaaaaaaaataataataatttttcacaaCCGCAGCAGTGGTGTGAGAAATTCTAGGTGTgagagtaattttttttaagacataaattttattataatttctttAAGTCCAAAGTGTTGGATTTTTTCCTTTTCAAGAAATATATGGTTTGTTTACGAAGTTGGACAGGATTCTGTGATATTTGTTTTACGTATTTAGAATAATTGTGCATAaaagagttttatttttttttctttagtttATAATGCTACAATTTGTAATTAGTGCAATTTGTAATATatacataaattattaattgagcACATCTCAATGTACACCTGCATCGATGTTAGTTTAACAAatagaataacaaaatttcaaaattacatAGTAAAAGTagtaacatgcataatttgttataatatttattttcaataatagtaaTGCAATTTTACTCTATTTATGTCATGAttctaattatataattttttttaagttgcaatGGCGAACATCACCAAACTTGAATTTGAAGCACTTGACTTGActggaaaaaattatttatcatggaTTTTGGATGTCGAGGTCCACCTTATCTCTATGAATTTAGGAGATACAATAAAAGAAGGAAATGAAATGTCCCAGCAGGACCGTGCAAAGGCACTTATTTTTCTCCGTCATCACCTCAATGATGGGTTGATAGTCGAATATCTCACTGTGAAAGAGCCACGAGAGCTTTGGAAAAATCTAAAGAGAGATTTGACCATCAACGAACTGTAATTCTCCCAAGAGCCCGATATGAATGGATGCACCTACGGTTACAAGATTTTAAGTCCGTAAGTGACTATAACTCTGCATTATTCAAGACTAGTTCCACACTGATACTTTGTGGAGAGAAAGTCACTGATCAAGACATGTTAGTAAAAAcattctccacttttcatgcaTCAAACGTGCTCCTGCAGCAGCAATATCGTGAACGTGGATTTCAAAGGTACTCTGAACTCATCTCATGCTTACTAGTTGCTGAACAAAACAATGAGCTGCTCATGAAAAATCACCAAATGCGCCCAACTGGATCCACACCATTTCCTGAAGCAAATGGAACTACATTTCCTGAAGAATATGAAATTGCATTTCCTGAAGCGAATGCTAATtccactcaaaatcataacaatggacgtggacgtggacgtgggcGTGGGCGTGGGCGTGGCCAAAGAAGATACTATCAGcaataaaatggaaagaaacaTAAAACAAGCCACCAGCAGTGGAATTCCAATAATGAAGAAGCAAAGGAGAAGAGTTCCAAAGTATATGAAGAAAAATGTTATAGATGTGGAATGGAAGAGCATTGGTCTCGTACCTGTCGTACGGCAAAACATCTTGTGGATCTATACCAAAAATCAATCAAGGAAAATGGAAAAATGGAGATAAATTTTGTGGACAATGATGATCCAATTGATATAACTCACTTGGACGTCTTTGATTTCTTTGCTAATCCATATGGAAATATAGATAATTTGATTGGTGGTGGTGTGTTAGAAAATAATAAGTAATTACTTTCATTGCTCTTGTTCCTACTTTGAATTTCTATTGTTTATTAGGTTATCGTGGTCTcgtttttattttgatgttcaGTTCATGTTTAGGATTTGTCATGGAGGTTTATTTTGTTATTCAATAAATGTTttcattattcaataaaatatttccttTGAAAGCTTTACacattatttattgaatttagcttattgaattatatttttattttagattaACGATGAAATGTCAGGATGAATGCTTAGTGGATAGTGGTACACCACATAccattcttcaaaataaaaggTATTTTTTGGAGTTAACATTAGCTGAAAATAATGTTACAACAATATCGGGTGCATCAAAAATTATTGAAGGTTATGGAaaggcaaaaatcattttaccaaATAATACAAGCCTATATATTGAAAATGCCCTATATGCGAGCAAATCCAGTAGAAATTTGCTTAGCTTTAAAGACATCCGCCGAAATGGATACCATATTGGAacattaaatgaaaataatttcgaaTACCTTTGCATAACATCTATTATATCTGGCCAGAAgcagataaaagaaaaattatgtgcACTTCCTTCTGGAATGTATTTTACAACAATAAAAACAGTCGAAGCAAACATTGTCACAAACCAGAAGTTTGTTGACCAACAGAGCTTCAAATTATGGCATGATCGACTTGGTCACCCTGGGGCAACAATGATGCGCAGAATAATAATTAACTCACATGGACACCCTCTAAAGAACCAGAAGATTCTTTTACACAATGATTATCCATGTGTAGCTTGTTCACAAGGCAAACTAATTATAAGACCTTCCCCTACAAAGATTGATGTTGAAATCCCAACCTTCTTGGAGAGAATTCATGGGGATATTTGTGGACCTATACacccaccatgtggaccatttcgATACttcatggtattgattgatgcgtcTACTAGATGGTCACATGTTAGTTTGCTTTCAACTCGAAATATAGCTTTTGCTAGATTACttgcgcaaattattaaattacgaGCTCAATTCCCAGATCACTCAATCAAGACAATTCGTCTTGATAATGCTGCTGAATTTAAATCGTAGACATTTAATGACTATTGTATGTCAATAGGGATTTCAGTTGAGCATTCGGTTGCCCATGTCCATACACAAAATGGCTTAGCAGAATCATTTATTAAGCGTTTGCAATTAATTGCTAGACCATTATTGATGAGAACCAAACTTCCATCATCTGTGTGGGGACATGCCATATTACATGCTGCATCATTGATTCAGATAAGGCCAACTAATTATCACCAATACTCACCCTTACAACTTGCTTATGGTCGAGAGCCTGATGTTTCTCACCTTCGAGTATTTGGTTGTGCAGTACAAGTCCCTCTCCCACCTACACAGCGAACCAAAATGGGCCCACAACGTAGACTTGGGATTATGTGGGATATGATTCACCATCTATTATTAGATTTTTGGAACCTTTAACAGAAGATTTGTTTACTGCGAGATTTACAGTAGATTGCCACTTCGATGAATTGAAATTTCCAAATCTAGGAGAAATAAAGTTGTGTCCCGAAGAACAACAAAAGATTTGTTGGAATGAGAAAACACTATCTCATTATGATCCTCGAAATAATCAATGTGAGCAAGAAGTTGAAAGAATCATTCACTTGCAAAGAATTACAAATCAATTGCCCGATGCTTTTGTTAATACAAAGAATGTGACAAAGTCACATATACATGCAGAGAATACCCCTGTAAAAATTGATGTCCCCGTAGGACCAGCTATTATTCAACCTGCAAATGAATCTAAAATACGCCAGAAGCGTGGTCGACCAATTGGTTCAAAGGATATTGTACCTCGAAAAAAAAAGGTACAAgagaaagaaaattcaaaagctCCCTAGAAGAAATCTTGGATGATATAGTAAGAGAGATCAATGAACCAAACTTGGATAATATTATTCCTGAAGAATCAAATTCTCATGAAAATAATGAGaattcaataaattatatattatctCGAAAATTGTGGATCGAAATAACACAATTGTTGACAATGTCTTTGCCCTAAATGTCGCCCTTGACATCATACATAATGAAGACCCAGAACCACAATCCGTTAAGGATTGTCAACAAAGAGATGACTGGCCAAAGTGGAAGAAGGCCATACAAACTaaattagactcactagaaaaACATAAAGTGTTTGGACCTGTAGTACGAACACCTGAAAATGTAATCCCAGTAGGATACAGATGGGTTTTTGTACGAAAGAGGAATGAAAATGGTGAAATTGTAAGATACAAGGCCCGACTCGTAGCCCAAGGTTTCTCACAGAGACctggaattgactatgaggaaacataTTCACCTGTGATGGATGCCACTACTTTTCGATTCCTAATCAGTTTAGCAATATCAGAAACTCTTGATATGCGACTTATGGATGTTGTAACTGCTTATCTTTATGGTTTACTTGAtagtgatatatatatgaaagtgCCTGAAGGATTCAAACTATCGAAAGAAAAAGGTGAAGCGCCCAAGGCTATGTTATCAATAAAACTGCATAAATCCTTATATGGATTAAAGCAATCTGGTCGCATGTGGTACAATCGTCTTAGTGAATATTTGTTAAAAGAAGGAAACACAAATAATGCTATTTGTCCATGCGCTTTTATAAAAAGAACAGATGAGGGTTTTGCAATTGTGgcagtatatgttgatgatctaAATCTTATTGGCACTCCAGAAGAGCTTACTAAAACTGCCAATTACTTGAAAAATGAGTTTGAGATGAAAGATTTAGGAAAGACAAAATTTTGCCTCGGATTGCAGATTGAACATTTGCAAGAGGGAATATTTGTTCATCAATCATCATATACAGAGAAAATATTAAAGCACTTTTACATGGACAAGGCACACCCATTAGCATCACCAATGTTTGTTCGATCACTTGATGCTAACAAAGATCTTTTTCGACCACctgaaaatggagaaaaaatcgttggtccagaagtaccatatctaagtgccattgGTGCACTGTCATATCTCGCAAATTGTACTCGCCCAGATATATCATTTTCTGTTAATCTTTTAGCGAGATATAACTCATGTCCAACCCGAAGACATTGGAATGGTGTAAAACACATATTTCGTTACCTTCGAGGTACAATTGATATGGGATTATTTTATTCGACAAAATCAAAGTCTCCTTTAGTCGGATATGCAGATGCAGGATATCTTTCTGATCCACATAAAGCTAAATCCCAGAgaggttatgtgtttacacgagGAGACACAGCTATATCATGGAAGTCGGTGAAGCAATCCTTAACAGCGACGTCTTCAAATCACTCTGAGATCATTGCAATGCATGAAGCAAGTCGGGAGTGTGTGTGGTTGAGATCTATGACACAACATATTCAAGAATCATGTGGACTCCCAACAGCCAAAGATGACCCAATAGTAATATTCGAAGATAATACTGCTTGCATTGCGCAGTTAAAAGGAGGCTACATCAAAGGTGATAGAACAAAGCATATTTCACCTAAAGTTTTTCTATACACATGAGCTTCAAGAAAATGGTGATATTGACGTCCATCAAATTCGCTCAAGCGACAATGTAGCTGACTTATTTACAAAGGCATTACCAACTTCAACATTCAAGAAATTGGTGCACAAGATAGGGATGCATCAGTTGAAGGATCTCAGATGATTGAGATCAGGGGGAGTATCTATTGTTGTACTCTTTTTCCTTCGTTCAGATTTTTCCATTGGGTTTTTACTGACAAGGTTTTAACGAGGCAGCATTTGAACTCCCACTCTCTTAGAAGTGATTTAATGAGTCGATAATCATCTAAGGGGGAGTATTATAGAAAATATATTATAgatgattattgatattgttacctattcaagttctgtaaatctactctataaatagaggtctCCAATGATGAGTAAAGCACACAAAAAAATCATTCTCTCTTCTCTATATTCTCTACTATTCACAACAGATATGAGTATTTAGGGAgtaaaatcatatatttgtaGACTAGAATTAGATACTCTATATACCcgtttaggtatcacattttaacttcacaaatgacgcCATCAAAAACCacttaatattacttgaaactcAAGTATTTTCTTACATATTTGAACTATTCAGATAGTCAAATCAAATATCTGGAACCCCAAAATATGTACTTTATCGGttaaaataagtattttttctAATTTCATGACCGGTGAGAGactgtattttttaaaaaattagatgacatgaataagtcatcctAACGCAATTTCAATGAAAAACTAACAATTACAGAATTTATTGTGATTGCTTCGAAAATCCAGTATTTTCTTACATATTTGGTGCATTCAAAGAGCcaaattaagcatttgaaaCTCCAAAATAGGTATCTTTTAGATCAAAATAAATATCTAATCTTATTTTATGATGAGTGGTGAACTatgcttttttttaaaaaaaataaaatgattcataatgcatttttcatgaaaagaccATCAATGATCGATTTTGTGATGATTACtcgaaaatatagtattttcttatatatttggagtattcaaataGCGAAATCAAGTATCAGAAACCTCATAATAGGTACTTTGTctgtcaaaataagtatttactctgattccatgatatttgagaaataaatttttttaaaattattttttagatgAAGAAGACATGTGTAATTTTTGtggataaaattatatttttttaaataataaaaggacaaaattgtaattttagGTTTGTAGGGagttaaaactaaaattatatcaTTGTCAGGtactaaatattaaaatattgtgGTGAgatattgaattttaatttaaagatGTGCCGAGAAATTTTTCACAAATttaccattatttaatttaattaaaaaaacatcTATTTTCATTATTGAGGATCCATCGAGCATTTCTGCTAGCGCACCGAGTTCAGAAGCCAACGCTGTGTCAGAATTCCATTCTTATCCGCGGCGCTCTTCACCGCCGCCAACAGCCACTCTAAACGTAGCCTTTTATTGGAGCCCTCACCAACCATATATGTTTATTGTTGTTGCGGCGGCTATCCATCCATCACCCACCAACGCCAGTGCTGGCGTCTCGGCCATCCTCGCCGCATTCTCTCCGTCAAGATTGAAGCTAACTTAGACTTAATCTAATTTTGATCTATGTGTCACAAAGGTTTATTCCTTGATTTAAGGATGGATCATATCTAGGTGATTGCTTTATTATATGATATTATCTCCTTCCAAAGAATAGCCGTGGATCATGGGATTTTTTAGGGAACTTGAGATTTTTTGATTTTGTCTTTCTACTTAGGGCCACAAGATCGCCCTGGCGACTTTATTACTCTCATTCGTTTGAAGCTTGACAATTTTGATGATTGGTCTCGTGCTATTCGCGTCGCTCTTTCCTCTCGACGCAAATTCGATTTTCTTAATGGAACAATCACAGACATCGTCCCTCCTTGTACGAAAGATGATTGAGTCACGATCCAATGCATGCTGGTCTCATTGCTCACGAATACGATTGACCCAGAGGTACGTTCCATGCTCTCGAATTATGATGATGCTAAACGCTTATGGGATGACTTGCACGAACGATTCTCGATTGTGAACGATCCGTGTATTCATCAACTTAAAAGGGATGTTAATCGCTTTGAGCAAACAAAACTTATGCATGTTGCTGTTTATTTCAGTAAATTGAATGTTTTATGGGATGAACTCGATAAACACGAGCCTTTGATTTCTTGCAAGTGTGGTAAATGTACTTGTCAGGTTGGTAAACAACATTAAAAACGGCGTGCCGATGATAGGCTGAACCAATTTCTTCTTGGCCTGTGTTCCGATTATTATGCCCAATTGAGGACGACTCTTTTGTCAGAACATCCTCTCCCTACATTAAATCGGGCATTCCAACAAATCGCTCAAGATGAGCGGGTTCGGGGGATCACACGCTCCACTGAGAGAAACCGATGCCGTAGGTTTTGCTGTACGTATGGATACTAGATCCAAACCACGACTTGATAGAACAAAGAAGGCGGCCTTGATTTGTTCTCACTGTCACAAATCAGGTCATGATATTGCTACATGCTTTGACAATCATGGTACTCCAGATTGGtacttggaaaaatatggatcTAATCTTGAGGGAAAAGGCAACTTGAAGGGCAAACCAACCACTTCGTCATCAAAAATTTCAGCAGGTCGTGGTCATAAAGGAGTACGTGCTAATGCTGCCACACCCGATGTTAATCATAGTACACCTCCTGAAAAGTCGATCCCCGCTCCTATTGTCCAAACCCTTCCGAGCTTTACCGTCTAACAATGGGCTGCATTATCGGCCACGTTTGGTTCCTCTTCTACTTCTTCTAACAGGCTACATGGTAAATTGGGAATGAATGATTGGATAATTGATACCAGCTGCTCTCATCATGTTAGCAGTGATGAATcttgtttatttaatattaaagcGGTTTCTTCATGTCCCGTGGGTCTTCCGGATGGTCAAATGGTGGATGCTACTAAGGAGGGTGTAGTGAGACGAACGGACACAATAGTGCTCTAACATGTTCTTTTTGTTCCTAAACTACACTGCAATTTAATTTTAGTATCACAATTGAACGATGATCTAAATTGTTTTGTCCAATTTAATTCTAACTTGTGTGCTATACAGGACCAACGTTCGAGGGAGGTGATTGGCACGGGTGAGCGATGGGATGGACTTTACTACCTCCGGCACGGATTAAAGGTTCAAACGGTTTAAGCTGTTAGTTCGAAGTCTTTGGAGCTCTGGCATCGTCGTTTGGGTTATCCCTCCGAGAAAGTAGTGAAGTTACTTCCTTTTTTCATGATTCTAGGGGACatttggataccggatgtgaaGTCTTTCATCGTTCTAAACATCCTAGAAATAGTTTTCCTTTAAGTGAAAATAATTCCACTCGGATTTTTGAGTTAATACATTGTGATTTATGGGGTCCATACGATGAACTCTCTTCTTGTGGTGCTCGCTATTTTTTAACATTGGTCGATGATTATTCTCGTGCTGTGTGGGTTTACTTATTAATTGATAAACGAGAAGTTTTTCAGATGTTTATGTCCTTTCTTGCAATGATTGAACgaaaattctctcaaaattgaAAATTGTACATAGTGACAATGGAACAGAGTATAACTGcatgaaagattattttgtgTCGAAtggaattttatttcaaacttctTGTGTGGGTACTCCTCCACAAAATGGAAGAGTTGAAAGgaaacatatatattttgaatgttGCTCGTGCATTGCGATTTCAAGGAGGCTTTCCAATTTTCTTTTGGGGGGAATGTGTTTTTTCCGCTGCCCACCTGATAAATCGGACTCCGTCCACGGTTATTCACAACAAGACTCCttatgaaattatttttggTTGTGCACATTCTTTCGACGACTTACACATTGTTGGCTGTTTAGTTTTCTCTCATAATCAACGAGCTAAAGGTGATAAGTTTGCAAGTCGAAGTCGTAAATGGGTTTTTGTGGGATATGCATTTGGTAAGAAGGGATGGAGTTTATTCGATCTTGAAACAAAGGAATTCTTTGTGTCAAGGGATGTGAAGTTTTATGAGGATGTCTTTCCTTTTTTGAATATGAACGTCACAAATATTGCTCCTACCCGTGAGCGTGATGTTTCGTCTATTGAAGAGTTTATTGGCGATGTTAACGACCCGACGCCTGAGGATGCAATCGTTGCTCCAAACATCGGGATGCTCCCCCTATGGCGACTTCCTCCACGGACGGCGAGGGTTTTGATGAAGCTCTCGTAGACTCGGGGGAAACATACTTGTGCCGTGGATTTCGGGAGAAGCTCCCATCGGTAAAATTACGCGACTTCGTGACACATATTGTTATCACAAAAGGTCCATCCCTTGCTCCCCCTAATCCGCAGTCTCACACTCCCTCAGGTATGCCATTTCCTATAGCACATTATGTTAATTGTGACAAATTTACGGTGAAACATCGAAATTTTCTCGCAGCTATAACTGCAGGTGTTGAGCCACGTTCCTTTAAGGAGGCTGCAAAGGATGTCGGTTTGAGCACTGCCATGCAACAAGAAATTCGTGCTTTGGAGGATAATGGCACTTGGACTATGGAAAAATTACCTCCTGGCAAGAAAGCTCTCGGCAGTAAATGGGTGTACAAAATCAAATACAACTCTGATGGTAGTATTGAGAGATTAAAGGCCAGATTAGTTGTCCTTGGTAATCACCAagttgaaggaattgattatAATGAGACATTAGCTCCGGTAGCAAAAATGGTGACAGTTCGCACTTTCCTGGTTGTTGCAGCATCAAAGCATTGGGAGTTGCATCAGATGAATGTACATAATGCCTTTCTTCACGGTGACTTAGACGAAGAGGTGTATATGAAACTTCCCCCTGGTTTTAGCTCTACAGATTC
The sequence above is a segment of the Primulina tabacum isolate GXHZ01 chromosome 6, ASM2559414v2, whole genome shotgun sequence genome. Coding sequences within it:
- the LOC142549962 gene encoding uncharacterized protein LOC142549962, which translates into the protein MANITKLEFEALDLTGKNYLSWILDVEVHLISMNLGDTIKEGNEMSQQDRAKALIFLRHHLNDGLIVEYLTVKEPRELWKNLKRDLTINELSTLILCGEKVTDQDMLVKTFSTFHASNVLLQQQYRERGFQRYSELISCLLVAEQNNELLMKNHQMRPTGSTPFPEANGTTFPEEYEIAFPEANANSTQNHNNGRGRGRGRGRGRGQRRYYQQ